One Bremerella sp. JC817 DNA window includes the following coding sequences:
- a CDS encoding AMP-binding protein: protein PERRQLASWNETSTHYPRERSLVELFHERATASPDWPAIEDGGRILSYRELRRPADRLATRLRDAGVAVGDKVGLLIDRSADAVIALLAVLKTGATYVPVAPDTPARRLDYVFR, encoded by the coding sequence CCGGAGCGCCGGCAACTGGCCTCCTGGAATGAGACGTCGACGCATTACCCCCGAGAACGATCGCTCGTCGAGCTCTTCCACGAGCGGGCCACAGCCAGCCCGGACTGGCCCGCGATCGAGGATGGCGGCCGCATCCTCTCCTACCGAGAACTGCGTCGTCCCGCCGACCGACTGGCCACCCGACTTCGGGATGCCGGTGTGGCCGTCGGGGACAAGGTTGGTCTCTTGATCGATCGGTCGGCCGACGCGGTGATCGCCCTGCTCGCCGTGCTCAAAACGGGGGCCACCTACGTCCCGGTGGCTCCCGACACCCCGGCGAGGCGTCTGGATTATGTGTTCCGCGA